The Phoenix dactylifera cultivar Barhee BC4 chromosome 12, palm_55x_up_171113_PBpolish2nd_filt_p, whole genome shotgun sequence genome has a window encoding:
- the LOC103705110 gene encoding two-component response regulator ORR9-like, which yields MAVAAETQFHVLAVDDSRLDRMLIERLLKTSSYQVTTVDSGSKALQILGLQDDQTNSPSVSSDQHDTEVNLIITDYCMPEMTGYDLLKKIKESSSLKDIPVVIMSSENVPSRIHRCLEEGAEEFFLKPVQLSDMNRLKPHILKGKYKELHQQQVLQNSSITGSNHNSNKRKAMDDEISPEMSKTKTHKQPDSTVIPYITSFSFLTSFE from the exons ATGGCTGTTGCTGCAGAGACTCAGTTCCATGTCTTAGCTGTGGATGACAGCCGTCTTGACAGAATGTTGATTGAGAGGCTCCTCAAGACCTCATCATACCAAG TTACCACAGTGGATTCTGGAAGCAAGGCTTTGCAAATTCTGGGTCTGCAAGATGATCAGACCAATTCACCTTCTGTTTCTTCTGACCAGCAT GATACAGAAGTAAATTTGATCATCACAGACTACTGCATGCCCGAAATGACTGGCTATGATCTTCTCAAGAAGATTAAG gagtcatcatctCTAAAAGACATCCCAGTTGTGATCATGTCATCTGAGAATGTGCCTTCCAGGATCCACAG ATGCTTGGAAGAAGGAGCAGAAGAATTCTTTCTCAAACCAGTACAGCTATCAGATATGAACAGGCTCAAACCCCATATACTGAAAGGGAAATATAAAGAGCTGCATCAGCAGCAGGTGCTGCAGAACAGCAGTATCACCGGCAGCAACCATAACAGCAACAAAAGGaaggccatggatgatgaaatTTCACCCGAGATGAGTAAGACCAAGACTCACAAGCAGCCTGACAGTACTGTGATACCTTATattacttctttttcttttctcaccTCCTTTGAATAG